AAATGCTTATGAAAACTTAACTATAGAAAGTTGGTCAAGTCGCTGATTTTCAGTAACTTTGCAAATCACGACAAACGCAAAATTATATGAATACAGGACTTGACCAATATATGGATATCTTTAAAGATGCAGTTGAAGATTCGGCTGCAAAGTTAACAAAAAGTTTCGAGAAAATACTCATCGAGGTGATAATTTTGTTCATGGTAATACCAAGAAAGATAAATTTCACCCAAATGGGGAGGTATGGCTCGCATGTTGAGCAAACCTATCGCAACGCATTCGGCTTAAAAAAGTCGAAAAGCATTGACTGGCTCAAACTTAATGTCTCACTTGCCAAGCGCTTCTTTGGTAAACAGGGAAGATGGGCTATTGCCATTGATCCCAGCTACATCAGCAAAGCTGGCAAGAAGACTCCACATATCGGTCGTTTTTGGTCGGGATGTGCACAGTCTGTTAAACATGGTCTCGAAATCATGGGTATTGGCCTCATTGATATTGATGCCAAAGACTGCATGATGTTAAAAGCACACCAGTCGCTAAGTAATAAAGAACTGAGTCTTAGAAACAAGACTATGGTAGATTTCTATATCAGCGTCATTAAGCGTTACCGCAAGGAACTTCTTAAACTCTCAACCCTCATAGTTGCAGATGCTTACTTCTCTACAAGTACATTTGTTAATGGGATAAAGAAAGAAGGGTTCTCTTTGATAAGCCGCTTTCGTGACAATGCTTGTCTCTTTTATGTCTATGCTGGTCCACGTACTGGAAAACGTGGTCGCCCCAAGACCAAGGATGGCAAGATTGATATGAAGAATCTTGACCTCACTCGAATGGAGAAGATGGAGATGAAAGATATAGAAGGAACAGCTTATACTTTGATAGCCTATTCCAAGGCACTCAGGTGTAAAGTTAGACTTGTCATCTGGCAGATGCCGAATGGCAAGAAGAAACTATTCTTCTCTACAGACACCTCACTTTCGGGTGAAGAAGTACTTCTTTATTATAGAACCAGGTTCCAGATCGAATTTTGCTTTCGTGACGCCAAAGGCTATACTGGTCTTATGGACTGCCAGGCTCGCGATAAGTGGAAACTCGATTTTGCTTTCAATGCTTCGTTCACATCACTAAATGTTGCCAAGGTAACTATGAAGGAGATGGGAATGGAATATTCTATGTCTTCATTCAAGTCACTGATGACCAATATTTATCTGGTGAAACGAATTTTTAAAGCAAGCGGGTACACCCCGAACCGAACTTTAATTAGCAAGATTTTCAAAGATCTCTCGTGCTTACAGCGTATAGCTGCTTAGCACATTATTGAATTATTAACGAACTATTGTTAAAGCTAATCTATTAAATAAATATTGTATGGAATTTCAATATCATATTTTTTCGCCTTATCGGGTTTGTCCGTTGGGCGCACATGTGGATCATCAGCATGGTATCGTGACAGGTTTTGCTATCAACAAGGGTGTGGATCTGTGGTTTACACCGAATGAGGATGGTGAGGTGCATCTGGAATCACGCACCTTTGATGGTGTTGTTGATTTTGACATTACTAAAGGAACGCTGGTAAGAGAAATGCACTGGGGCGACTATGCCAGAGGTGCCAAATACGCACTGAAGAAACGCTTTGACTTGAAGAAGGGTATCAATGGTGTGGTGCAGGGGTCGCTGCCTGTGGGAGGATTATCATCCAGTGCTGCCGTACTCATCGCCTACGTAATGGCTTTTGCCAAGGCTAATGATATCATGCTCCAACCTTTCGAGGTGGTGAAGATTGCTTCGGAGGCGGAGCGAGAGTATATCGGACTGAACAACGGTCTGCTCGACCAGGCATGCATCGCTTTGGGAAAGAAGGATGGTCTTCTGTTTTTGGATTGTGATTCGGACGATTATCGCATCATCAGAAGAAATCCGGAGATGAAAGATTTCGAGATTGGTATCTTCTTCTCGGGATTGACGAGAAGTCTGGTGAACAGTGACTACAACCTGAGGGTTTATGAGTGCAAGACGGCTGCCTGGAATGTGCTGGCGTATCAGAACCAGCCATTGAAGGAGTTTAACAAGACTTTCCTGAGAGATATTCCTAAGGAGTCGTATGAGGCATGTAAAGACAGGATGCCTGCCCGCTTTGCCCGCAGAGCCGAGCATTTCTATTCGGAGTATCGCAGGGTAAGACAGGGTGTGACGGCTTGGGAGACAGGTAATCTGGAACTATTCGGAAAATTGTGCTTTGACTCTTGCGAGTCTTCTATCCATAACTATGAGTGTGGTTCGCCTGAGTTGATAGCCATCTATGAGATTATGCGCAGTTTGGAGGGCGTATATGGCGGAAGATTCTCGGGTGCAGGATTCAAGGGTGCTTGCATCGCCTTAGTGGATCCTGCTTGTAAGGAGAACGTGGAGAAGGAGTTGACCCGTCAATATCTGGAAAAATTCCCTGAATATGAGAAGACATTTAAGGTATTCTGGGTGAAGCCGGATGACGGAGCGAGATTCGTTTAAGTGAAGAGTGAAGAACGAAGAGTGAAGAATTAATTTGTTTTGTGTATATTATGAAGAATATTGTGATAGCGGCAGGATATGCCACAAGATTGGGTGAGTTGACCAAGAACTTTCCGAAGCCATTGTTGAAGATCGGTGAGAATACGATATTGGGAAGAATGCTCGATGATATTGATAAGATTCCGGAGATAGATGAGCATATCATCATCACGAACCATAAGTTTGCCGGTATCTTTGAGGAGTGGGCATCAAAACAGAGTTATACGAAGCCTGTTACGATAGTGGATGACGGTACGGAGACGAATGACACAAGACTGGGTGCTGTGTGTGATTTGCTGTTTGCGATGGACAAGTTGAAGATTGATGATGATATGTTGGTGGTAGCAGCTGATAACATCCTCTTTTTCAGTTTCCTGGAGTTTGTGGATTTTGCCAAGGTGAAGGGTACTTCATGTATCATGTGTCATGAGCAGCCGAGCATAGAGAAGTTGCAGCGCACAGGTGTGATTGTTCTGGATGATAACGACAAGGTATTGAATATGGAGGAGAAGCCTCAGGAGCCAAAGAGCCATTGGGCTGTGCCACCATTCTATATTTACCTGAAGAAGGATTTGGATAAGGTAAGACATTCCGTAGAGAATGGTTGTGGCAAGGATGCCCCTGGCAATCTTGCTCATTATATGGTGGAACAGGTAGAGATGCATGCCTGGAAAATGACGGCTGGAAGATTTGATATTGGAAGTCTCGATACGTATAAGGAAGCTTGCGAGAAGTTCGGGAAGTAGTTTTTTCGAAAATCACCCCGTCCCTCTTTACCCTTAAAGAGGGCTCCACCTCTCACCCCTGCCCTCTCTCCTCAGGAGCGAGGGAAAAAACCGCCCTACTCGGTGCTCGGAACCGCTTCGCTCTAAGGTTGGCGGACCATCAAAGGTCTCGCCAAGTTGTGCGGGATGGGACCGCATGGGGAAAGGTGGGGGATAGGCTGGGTATTGCCTTGTAGAAAGGCATGGTGGCAACGGATGGTAATAGAACTGGGATTGTCAAGTGGTTACCTCATGGATGGCTTGCTTTTCCCAGCCAAGTTTATCGCAGAAAGAATCTTCGGATAGTCTTGTAAGCCCAGTGAAAGGGCGCAAAAGTAATGAGAATTTTCAAAGTGCCAAAGAATATAATAAGGGAGTTGTATGGAAAAGAATAGTCAAACAAAATCAGTCTTCACGATCAGCGGTAGGCATAGGTTCGTGGCTTGCGTCATTCTTGTGATTCTTGTGTCTTGTGCAACATTTGCTTATCTTTCCTGTTGTTATAAGCAGGCGCAAAATGATATTGTGGCTTTGCAACGGAAGGATGCTTGGGTGTTTGAGCAGGTCTTAAACAGCAGTAAGAATGTGAAGAGTAAGAGTTCTGAGAATATCGGGCGCAACAAAAGGGACATGGGGTGAGACCACCATCACCAGTTCCTCCTCTTGCGCCTCAAACGGATGACGTACATTCTAATGATATGGGAGGAGAAAGAGATGATAGCTGATGTTAGAAGAGCTGTTGCCGTAGCTTCTTATGTTATGGTGACAAACAGGGTGGCTTCAAGTGTGTTTGATTTTACCAATGGTGGTTATCATCTGATGAGTGTTTCGCATACTGGCAATTTCTTGTCAGTATATGATTATCAGAGGAGTAATTATCTTTCTGGTTATCTCCCTAACCTCTTTGATTACTCTACTGCCTCATATGTAAACATGATGATGTCTGGCAATACCATCAATGGCTTTGACTATCATACCGCCACCTATTTCTCTGTTACTGTAAATGCCGGTAATGTAACCATCTTCGATTACCAGATGGCGCAGTATTATATGTATTCGGTGAATTGAAATGGAGTTTATGTATAATTCTTAACACTGAAAGTTGATATGGATGCATTTGATGAAATATTGAATAAACTGCCTTCTGATATAGGTGGTTCTACTGCGGATATATAAATATATATAGATATGTTGCTGGTCGCACGTTAGAAGACTGTTTGTCTCGGCGAATCGTGACTACAAGGATACCTTGGCACAGGCATTCATAGACTTGATCTGTATATTATATAAGGTCGAAGTTGAAAATCAAGTATTGGGTCGCACAGATAAAGAGATAGTCAAGCATCGAGGTGATGAATCCCTACCAGTTTTACACGACCTCTATCTGCAAGCGACAGCACTGTTGAAACAGTTTGAGAAAAACGAGATAAAGCTCTCTGCTAAGTTGCAACAAGCCTTGACATATATGACCAAGCATTGGGAAGAGCTGATGGTATATACGAAGATAGGCAGCGTCTTGATAGACAACAACTGTTGTGAACGCGCAGTCCGCCCATTCACAAATCTCCGAAAGAACTTCGGCGGATTTAGCAGCGAGCAGGGTGCCAGAGTTACAGCGACCTACCTTACTTTCGTTGAAACCTGCAAGCTAATGGCAATGGCTCCACTGGATTTCTTCAGGGGATTCTTTGACATGATTGTAGCTGGAAGAAGGGATTATGCCTTGATGACAGAGGCACTTTTAGTTAAACCTGTTTAAAAATCGAAAAAGTTCAAATTCTTAAAATACTCTGTATCCCCAGTAAACACTGGGGATGGAGTTGTATTGTTATAGGGGTTGGATGCTTACCTATCGTATGTAGCGGCTGTGGGGTATCACCAGGTGGTTAAGAGGATAAGGTGGTAGAGGCTATATTGCTTCCTGCAAAGAAATATGTTATAAAATATTTGGTGATTTCAAAATAAAAACGTATTTTTGCAACCAGTTAAACGTTTAATCGTGAGAATATGGCAGCAAACATTAAATATTTGGATCCGAAGGCGGACTTGACATTTAAGAAGATTTTTGGCAATCATCCTGATTTGCTGATCAGTCTTCTCAATGCCTTGTTGCCTTTGAAGAAGGATCAGGAGATTGAGAGCATCGAGTATCTGCCTACAGAAATGATACCTGTGGATCCTATCCATAAGGATACTATCGTGGATGTGAGATGCAAGGATATTCTGGGCAGACAGTTTGTGGTGGAAATGCAAATGGCATGGACGGATGCGTTTAAGCAGCGTGTGCTGTTTAATGCTTCCAAGGCATACGTGAGCCAAGCTGAAATGGGTACTAGATACAAGGACTTGCAGCCTGTATATTCCCTTAACTTGGTAAACGATATCTTTGAGAGGGGTATGGAGGATTGTATCCATAACTATCGCATCGTGCATGACAAGGATACGAATAAGGTAATAGAGGGCTTGTGCTTTACCTTTATTGAGCTGCCAAAGTTTGAGCCTCATACGATGAAGGAAAAGCGCATGACGATTCTTTGGCTGCGATTCTTGACAGAGATTAATGATAAAACCAAGGAGGCTCCTGCTGAGCTTCTAGAAAATCCTGAGATTAATAAGGCTCTAGAGGAGGTGAAGATTTCAGCCTTTACTGATGCAGAACTGCGTGCCTACGATAAGTTTTGGGATGTAGTGAGCAGCGAGAAAACCTTGCTGGAGGGTAGCTTTGATGATGGTGTGCTAGAAGGTGAAAGAAAAAAGGCAATAATAATAGCGAAGAATTTGCTTTCGCTCCATGTTCCTTTTGAAACCATCATTGCTGCTACTGGCTTGTCGAAGGAGGAAATAGAAAAATTGGCGGAGTAGCATTGGCTTTTACTTTTACTTTGAAAAATACGAATAGTAAGATTTTATATATTTAGCAAAATCGATTGGTAAGGACTTTCAGAGGGAAAGTCCTTGCTAAATCTTTAAAATGATATTAGTATAATTTTTACTTTCACGTTTTAGCTATGTGAAGGTCTTTTATGATAAAACTTGTAATATGAAACTTATAGCGGATATTGAAAAGCTTAATCAGAATAAGCCTGCAAATCTTTTGGTTTCAGCATTAGGAAAGCTGGTCGATGACGAAACGATAGTCTATTATAATTTTCCTCTTTATAGGGGGGATTTGCAAGAGGAATTACGTCAGGTGGAAATCATGATGGTGTCTTGTCATTATGGCATTGTATACTTTAAGTGCATAAATTCCTATCGTAAGTTGAATGATAAAGAAAAGGATTATGTCAATGATTTGTATGAAAACATATATAGTAGATTAAGTAAAGATTCATTGTTTAGAAAAAACAGAAAAGAGTTGAATGTTGGTATAACCTCTGCTGTGGTTATATGCGATAGTTCTTCTAGGTATGATAATTCAGACCCTGATTTTTTCTATGTTTCTTTATCAAAGCTGAATGAACTTTTTGCAGATGTAGCTCAGGCTGTTATCCCTGATGCTGTTTTTAAGCATTTGATTACTTGTGTTGAAGGTACTCGCAAAGTTGTGCAAAAACGCAATAGAAAAGTAATTAAAGGTATCCATGGGAAAAGAACAAAATCCGAAATATTGAATGATATTCAAGAACAAGAAGCAACTTTTGATGTTGAACAAAAGAAAACGGCATTAGTGACAATTGAGGGACCGCAGCGAATTAGGGGATTGGCTGGCTCCGGTAAGACTATTGTTTTGACGATGAAGGCTGCCCTGTATCATCTACAAAACCCAGATGAGGAAATCTTATATACATATTATACTAAATCATTGTATGGCTTAATACATGGATTGATAGATAGATATTATCGAGATTTTTCTGATAATAAAGAGCCTAATTGGAATAAGATTCATATTCTGCATGGTTGGGGAGGAGCAGGAGTCAATGGAGTATATTATCAAGCTTGTTTAGATAACGGAATTTCTGCTTTAACCTATAGTAATGCTGTTGGACATGGGGTAACTCCTTTTGAATTTGTCTGTTCTGAAATGTTAAAGAACAACTTAAAGCCCAAATATGATTTGACATTAATTGATGAGGGACAAGATTTTCCAAATTCTTTTTATCGCTTGTGCTATAAGCTTTCTGTTAATAAAAAAATAGTGTGGGCTTATGATGACTTTCAAAATATTTTTGATGTTAATCTTCAAGATGAAAAGGAAACTTTTGGTAAGGATGAGAATGGTAATTATTATGTGGATTTTAATAAGATGACAAATCCTTATAGGGATATAATACTTCATGTTTGTTATCGAAACCCACGCACAGCTCTAATTTTTGCATTCAGCTTAGGTTTGGGAATTTATAATGAAAGGGTTCTTCAGAGACTTACAGATAACGAACATTGGAAGAGCTTAGGTTTTGTCGTGGAGCAAGGAGACTCCTCTGTTGGGTGTGAAATGGTGATTTCAAGACCACAAGAAAATTCTCCAAGTTACCTTAATGAAGAATATGGATTCTCTGTGGGGATTATAAAGTGTGAATCTTTAGCTGCAGAATGTGAAAAGATATCTTCTTTGATAACAAAAGATATACAAGAGGAAGGGTTGAATCCAGAGGATATTTGTGTGATTTGTTTGGACGACAGAAATATTCAATCATATTATACCTATTTGGGGCAATTGCTATTGTCAAAGGGCATAAGGGTATATGATTTGCTTCATGCTGCATACACGACAACAACATTTTATCAAGAAGGTCATGTTACTTTAGGGACTTTAAATAAGGCTAAAGGTAATGAGGCTGGTATGGTTTATATTATGGGAGTAGATAAAATCTTCAACGATCGAAATAACGTTATATTAAGAAATCGCCTTTTCACGGCAATTACACGAACAAAAGGATGGGTTGTTCTTTCTGGTGAAAAATCGATAGAATATTGTTCTGAAGAGATGGAAAAACTTCAAAGCGAAGGATTGAAATTGCATTTTATTCAGCCTAGTGAAGAAAGTACTAAGACAATTTTTGGTGGTAGTACTAAACGGCAAAATCAATTTAATGACATTCAACGTATTATTCAAGAACTACAAAATGAGGGAATGTCCTTTGAGGATATTATGAATCATGTCAAGGCAAAGTAATACAAGATCAGGTAAGTTTGTAGCTTCTGTTTCTGATGCTAGTGCAATTTTGAAGGATTTCGAACTTCTTAGGAATGCTAACCTAACTTGGCAAACACCTTCAGATGATTTCCTCAAAGTATCAAAGCAAGATGATTATAAACAGATGTATGATACTGCTATAAATCATTATGATTATAATTTAATATTAGTAGATGGTTCTATTTTCCAATTTGAAGAATTTGAAAATTCAGATTTGCGTTATGCGTATATTCAAGCTCCTTATAATTATGTACCTTTTGAGGATTTTCTATTGACATTTATGAATGCTGAAGATATTCCTAAAGATTCGTCAGATATGATGGAATTGAAATGTACATTTGAAAATGACTATGAGCAGATGTTATCTGAACAAGGAATAAATAGTAAGGTAGTGTATTTTCGGTATGATGTAGATTCTGTAAGATATATGCCTAATATTCATTCATATGCACATTTGCATATAGGCATTAGTAATGATATTAGAATTCCTTGTGCCTCGTTGTTAACACCTGCTGCATTCGTTGTTTTTGTGATAAAGCAAGTTTATAAGGTTAATTGGGAAAGATGTATGGCAGAAAAAGATAGTAGAAGTAAAATCTTGAAACTTGCAAAGGATAAATGTTTGCTTGGTGAAGACAAATGGGATGAGATGGAAAGGCAGGAACTAGCATTAGTATGAATTCAAAATGTATAGAATATTATATTTGAGGATAAATTATGAATACTAAGATTTTTGATTATCTCAATATTTATGCTTCTACTCCAAATCCTCAGTATGCTATTATGTTGAGGGGTAAATGGGGATGTGGTAAAACTCATTTCATCAAAGGTTGGCTCAATAAATTTGAGGTAAAAGATTTCGCAGATGACGCAGATTTTTTTGCATCTCATCTATCACCCATCACGATTTTCAGATATAAATTTGATAAGATGCTGATTGCTAAAGGATTCGTATGCGTGACTGATGGGCTAAAATGGGGCTTTATCCCTCACGCATCAGTCACGATTTTGGCTTTATCCCTCACGATTTTGCTTATGCTGTAAAGCAAAAAGGCTTTTTTGCGATTGAAACTGGCTTCACTTGCTTTTGAAGTAAGTTTCATTTCGAATTGGTTTGGGGCTCAGATAAAGTTTACGTGGGGCTCTATTAAGGTTTACGTGAGATTCACTTCGGATTCAAATGAGGCTCAGTTCGATTTCTTTCTGTTCTTCTAATGAAGCGGAAACGGATTCGTATTTATACCTCGTATAAATCAAAAAAGCAGTGTAGTGGAGTGTAGTGTAGTATTTAAAATCACATATTTATAACACAAACTATTACTAATGGAAAAAAGGAAAGAAAGAATAAACAACTTAGAGGAAACTCCTCATTCACAAAGGACAGTCACAAATTTGCAGAGAATCATGACGAAGCCATCCATCTTCAGATACGAAGGGCATAACTATCTGGTGCCCTTCCTCATCATCAGCAGTCTCTTCTTTATGTGGGGATTTGCCCATGGCATCCTCGAGGTGCTGAATCCGCATTTCCAGGAGTCGTTCCATATCAGCAAGGCGATGTCGGCCCTGACGCAGGCTGCTGTCTATGGTGCCTACTTTCTGATGGCGCTGCCTGCCGGATGGATTATCCGGAAGTGGGGCTACAGGAGGGGAGTGATAACAGGACTGGTTCTCTTCGGTATCGGTGCTCTGATGTTCATACCGGGAAGCAGGATCAACAGTTGTTCTCGGGTGTCAACATAGCCATTCCTTATGTTCTGGTGGGTATCTTCGTGCTTGCTGTGGCACTGGTTCTGTCAAGGATTAAGTTGCCGGACCCAAGGAGAGCGCATGAGGCGGATACGAACGAGAAGGTGGAGGAGAAGCCGATGCGAGTGATGGCATTCGGTTTCGGTATGCTGACCTTGTTTCTTTATGTGGCTGCCCAGACGGGTGTGAACAGTTTCTTCATCAACTATGCTGAGGAGAGCATTCATATAGAGAAGCAGGCTGCCAGTCTGTATCTCGCCTTTGGCGGAATGGGTCTGTTCTTTATCGGCAGATTGGCTGGTGGTGTCATCATGAATTATGTCCAGCCAAGGCTGGTGCTGTTGGTCTGTGCCATCCTCACCTTTGTTGCCACATTGATTGTGGTGGTATGTAGCGGAACCTTATCGCTCATTGCGTTCTTCGCCCTGTATCTAGGAGAGAGCATCATGTTTCCGACTATCTTCTCGCTGGCATTGAGGGATGCTGGTACAAAGACCAAGCTTGCTTCTTCGTTGCTTATCATGACGATAGTGGGTGGTGCGATTGCTCCTGTAATCATGGGGTATATTGCGGATACTACGGGGAGTATGGCGATTGCCTTTCTCATACCGTTGGTATGTTATGGGGTGATTGGAGGGTATGCACTTTTGAAACCCTCTGGCTCCCTTTAGCAAAAGGAGGTTTTTCGAAAATCACCCCGTCCCTCTTTACCCTTAAAGAGGGCTCCACCTCTCACCCCTGCCCTCTCTCCTCAGGAGCGAGGGAGAAAACCGCCCTCCGGTGCTCGGAACCGCTTCGCTATAAGGTTGGCGGACCATCAAAGGTCTCGCCAGGTTGTGCGGGCTGGGACCGCCTGGGGAATAGCAGTTTATAGTTTACAGTTAATAGTTTATAGTTTACAGTTGATTTTTTAGTAATTTGCAGATCACTTGCAGATTTCTTGTGATTTTCTTGGTGGTTTCGAGGAAAAAGTGTACTTTTGCGGCAAAGTTGAACTTTTAATTGAAAATAGGATGGAACAGACAGTTTTTAACCCTGCTCAGATGAAGATTCTGCAGATGATGGCATATATCAAGACTCCACAGGAATTGGATAATCTTGAAAATGTTCTCTCTCAATACTTTGCAAAGAAGGTTGATGAGGGGATCGATGAGTTGTGCGATAATGGAAGTATAACTCTTGATACCATCGAGAGTTGGGGTAATGAGCATTTACGTACTTCTGGCAAATGAGAAAGATAGGTAAGTATTCGGTGAATGCCGTATTGTGCGCCTAGATAAAGTTTTGTACCTTTGCACCGTGATTTTAAATATTCTAATTATGGTACAAGGTAAGAAACAATTAAGCAGTAAGCCAAAGTTCGCCGAGGTTGTAATCGGTGATAATGAGGCGAAGGAGATGCGTGAGTCTGATGTAGACAAAAAAGCGGATACTTACGCTATAATGGTGATATACTCAACTTCATTATCCATCAAAGAATTCAAGTATTCCAGATAATTGCTTATCAATAACAAGAAAAGGTCGCACGAAGCGACCTTTAAATGTTGGCGTGTCCTTATATTTGCAGGGCACAGATTCACTAGTGAATAAATCATGGGATGCCGAAGCTGTGATGAATTAAAGCGGATTCAAAACATAACAAGAACATAGGAAGTACCTCTTCCCAGATTCTTGCGTGTTCTTCCCATTCGTTTTGCCTCCCCTTAAGGTATTAATCAGTTTGCCTCCCCGCAGGGATTCAAACTGAACATCACTTTTTTTAAGTCGCTACCCCCATAGTCCGACTATGACTGCAAAATTACAAAAAAAAAATGGAATATCCAATAGAAATAAAAGGAAAAACGATAAAACAGGTACGCAAATTAAACTTATCAGGTAAAAATCTTAAGTTTATACCAGATAATGTGTTTCAATATACTAATTTAGAAAAGTTGGATTTGAGTAAGAATAGAATAGAGATAATTCCGAAAGAAATATTAAAATTACGTAAGCTTAGAACCCTGGACTTGGCATTTAATCAAATCAAGAATTTGCAAAGTGCAGTATTTCAATTGCCTAAGCTTAGAATTTTAAATCTTCATGGTAATCAAATCAAAAAATTGCCTAAACAAATTGCAACATCACATATTGAAACTCTTATATTGAGTAAGAACAATATCGTGAATGTGGATGATAATTTAATGGCAAAGTTTAAAAGAGTTGATCTTACTGATAATCCTATAACTCAAAATGTAGCAGAAGTGAAAATAGATGAAAAAGCGAAAGTATCACATAACGCTCCATTGGCAAACTTAAATATAAATTTTATGGAAAAGGAAACAGAAGAGAAGAAGATGGAAATGAAAAAACATAAAATATTTATTAGTTATGCACATACTGACAAGGTGTATTGCGACAGATTGATGATTCATTTGAAAGTGTTGAAAAACTATGTAGGTGGGATTGATGATTGGTCTGACCAAAGAATAAAAACTGGTCAGCGATGGAAAGAAGAAATAGAGAGAGCTTTAAGAGAGGCAGATATTGCTATTCTTTTAGTTTCTACAGATTTTCTTGCCTCTGATTTCATCCGAAATAACGAATTACCACCAATATTACATAAGGCTGCGTCGGCTAATACGAAAATAATGAGTATATTGATTAAACCAAGTATGTTCTTGGATTCTGATTTGGCAGAGTTTCAGGCTGTAAATGATACACAAAAAACATTATCTGATATGAGCGAAACGGAACAGGAAAAAACTTATCTAAAGTTGATGTCAGAGATTAAAGATTTAGTAAAGTCATGATTACATGGAGCATAGAGGAGCTGATGTCTTGCCAGC
The Segatella copri DNA segment above includes these coding regions:
- a CDS encoding transposase, yielding MNTGLDQYMDIFKDAVEDSAAKLTKSFEKILIEVIILFMVIPRKINFTQMGRYGSHVEQTYRNAFGLKKSKSIDWLKLNVSLAKRFFGKQGRWAIAIDPSYISKAGKKTPHIGRFWSGCAQSVKHGLEIMGIGLIDIDAKDCMMLKAHQSLSNKELSLRNKTMVDFYISVIKRYRKELLKLSTLIVADAYFSTSTFVNGIKKEGFSLISRFRDNACLFYVYAGPRTGKRGRPKTKDGKIDMKNLDLTRMEKMEMKDIEGTAYTLIAYSKALRCKVRLVIWQMPNGKKKLFFSTDTSLSGEEVLLYYRTRFQIEFCFRDAKGYTGLMDCQARDKWKLDFAFNASFTSLNVAKVTMKEMGMEYSMSSFKSLMTNIYLVKRIFKASGYTPNRTLISKIFKDLSCLQRIAA
- a CDS encoding P-loop NTPase fold protein, whose protein sequence is MNTKIFDYLNIYASTPNPQYAIMLRGKWGCGKTHFIKGWLNKFEVKDFADDADFFASHLSPITIFRYKFDKMLIAKGFVCVTDGLKWGFIPHASVTILALSLTILLML
- a CDS encoding DUF2290 domain-containing protein, which gives rise to MSRQSNTRSGKFVASVSDASAILKDFELLRNANLTWQTPSDDFLKVSKQDDYKQMYDTAINHYDYNLILVDGSIFQFEEFENSDLRYAYIQAPYNYVPFEDFLLTFMNAEDIPKDSSDMMELKCTFENDYEQMLSEQGINSKVVYFRYDVDSVRYMPNIHSYAHLHIGISNDIRIPCASLLTPAAFVVFVIKQVYKVNWERCMAEKDSRSKILKLAKDKCLLGEDKWDEMERQELALV
- a CDS encoding galactokinase family protein; its protein translation is MEFQYHIFSPYRVCPLGAHVDHQHGIVTGFAINKGVDLWFTPNEDGEVHLESRTFDGVVDFDITKGTLVREMHWGDYARGAKYALKKRFDLKKGINGVVQGSLPVGGLSSSAAVLIAYVMAFAKANDIMLQPFEVVKIASEAEREYIGLNNGLLDQACIALGKKDGLLFLDCDSDDYRIIRRNPEMKDFEIGIFFSGLTRSLVNSDYNLRVYECKTAAWNVLAYQNQPLKEFNKTFLRDIPKESYEACKDRMPARFARRAEHFYSEYRRVRQGVTAWETGNLELFGKLCFDSCESSIHNYECGSPELIAIYEIMRSLEGVYGGRFSGAGFKGACIALVDPACKENVEKELTRQYLEKFPEYEKTFKVFWVKPDDGARFV
- a CDS encoding Rpn family recombination-promoting nuclease/putative transposase — protein: MKYLDPKADLTFKKIFGNHPDLLISLLNALLPLKKDQEIESIEYLPTEMIPVDPIHKDTIVDVRCKDILGRQFVVEMQMAWTDAFKQRVLFNASKAYVSQAEMGTRYKDLQPVYSLNLVNDIFERGMEDCIHNYRIVHDKDTNKVIEGLCFTFIELPKFEPHTMKEKRMTILWLRFLTEINDKTKEAPAELLENPEINKALEEVKISAFTDAELRAYDKFWDVVSSEKTLLEGSFDDGVLEGERKKAIIIAKNLLSLHVPFETIIAATGLSKEEIEKLAE
- a CDS encoding DEAD/DEAH box helicase, with amino-acid sequence MKLIADIEKLNQNKPANLLVSALGKLVDDETIVYYNFPLYRGDLQEELRQVEIMMVSCHYGIVYFKCINSYRKLNDKEKDYVNDLYENIYSRLSKDSLFRKNRKELNVGITSAVVICDSSSRYDNSDPDFFYVSLSKLNELFADVAQAVIPDAVFKHLITCVEGTRKVVQKRNRKVIKGIHGKRTKSEILNDIQEQEATFDVEQKKTALVTIEGPQRIRGLAGSGKTIVLTMKAALYHLQNPDEEILYTYYTKSLYGLIHGLIDRYYRDFSDNKEPNWNKIHILHGWGGAGVNGVYYQACLDNGISALTYSNAVGHGVTPFEFVCSEMLKNNLKPKYDLTLIDEGQDFPNSFYRLCYKLSVNKKIVWAYDDFQNIFDVNLQDEKETFGKDENGNYYVDFNKMTNPYRDIILHVCYRNPRTALIFAFSLGLGIYNERVLQRLTDNEHWKSLGFVVEQGDSSVGCEMVISRPQENSPSYLNEEYGFSVGIIKCESLAAECEKISSLITKDIQEEGLNPEDICVICLDDRNIQSYYTYLGQLLLSKGIRVYDLLHAAYTTTTFYQEGHVTLGTLNKAKGNEAGMVYIMGVDKIFNDRNNVILRNRLFTAITRTKGWVVLSGEKSIEYCSEEMEKLQSEGLKLHFIQPSEESTKTIFGGSTKRQNQFNDIQRIIQELQNEGMSFEDIMNHVKAK
- a CDS encoding nucleotidyltransferase family protein gives rise to the protein MKNIVIAAGYATRLGELTKNFPKPLLKIGENTILGRMLDDIDKIPEIDEHIIITNHKFAGIFEEWASKQSYTKPVTIVDDGTETNDTRLGAVCDLLFAMDKLKIDDDMLVVAADNILFFSFLEFVDFAKVKGTSCIMCHEQPSIEKLQRTGVIVLDDNDKVLNMEEKPQEPKSHWAVPPFYIYLKKDLDKVRHSVENGCGKDAPGNLAHYMVEQVEMHAWKMTAGRFDIGSLDTYKEACEKFGK
- a CDS encoding IS66 family transposase, encoding MCCWSHVRRLFVSANRDYKDTLAQAFIDLICILYKVEVENQVLGRTDKEIVKHRGDESLPVLHDLYLQATALLKQFEKNEIKLSAKLQQALTYMTKHWEELMVYTKIGSVLIDNNCCERAVRPFTNLRKNFGGFSSEQGARVTATYLTFVETCKLMAMAPLDFFRGFFDMIVAGRRDYALMTEALLVKPV